The segment GAACACCAGCCCGGTGGTGACTAGGGTTTCCGCCGCCACCCGGGCCTTCTTATCCTGGGCGATCAGGGCGTCCAGGATGGCGTCGGAGATCCGGTCCGCCAGCTTATCCGGGTGCCCTTCCGTGACCGACTCGGACGTGACCAGCCTCAACTTGCGCACCTCCCTTGCCCCCACCGGGGCAACCCTGATAGTATAGCACCCCCCCTTTTCCGTCCAGGGTATGATGGCGGCTCGTGAAGGACCCTAGGCAGCCCATCGGCGTCTTTGACTCGGGGGTAGGGGGGCTTACGGTGCTTTCCGCTTTGCGCCGGGCCCTGCCCCAGGAGGATTTCCTCTATTTCGGCGACACCGCCCGGGTACCCTACGGCAGCAAGCCCCTTTCCATGGTGCGGCGCTTTGCCTGGGAAATCGCCGGTTTTTTGCTCCGGCAAGGGGTCAAGGCCCTGGTGGTGGCCTGCAACACCGCAAGCTCCGCGGCCCTTCCCGATCTGGCCGAGGATCTTTCGGTGCCCGTCTTCGGGGTGCTGGAACCCGTGGCCAAGGCCGCCCAAGGGTACGGCAAGGTGGGCCTCATTGGCACCCAGGCCACGGTGGAAAGCCGGGCCTACGAGCGCTACGTGGAGGTTTCCTGGGCCAGGGCCTGTCCCCTCTTCGTGCCCTTGGTGGAGGAAGGGCTTTGGGATGACCCCGTGGCCCTCTTGGTGGCCCGGCACTACCTCGAGGAGGCCCCCCAGGACCTCGAGGCCCTGATCCTGGGCTGCACCCACTACCCCTTCCTGAAGGGCACCCTGGCCAAGGTTCTACCCGGAGTGAGGCTCATCGATTCCGCCGAGGCCACGGCGGAAGCGGTGGCCAAAGCCCTCAAGGAAGAGGGGCTTTTAAACCCCGAGGGCCAAAGCCGGGTGGTGCACTTCGTCACGGGGGACCCGGAAAGCTACCGAAACCTGGCGGAGCACCTGGGGGTAAGGGTGGAGGAGCTAAAACAGGTCAGCCTGGAGGAGCTTTGATGGCCAAGAAGCCCCTGATCGACCAGCTTCACCACGAGGATGCCTGGCGGCTTTTCCGCATCCTGGCGGAGTTCGTGGAAGGGTTCGAAACCCTTTCGGAAATAGAGGTCCCCCTGGTTTCCGTTTTCGGCTCGGCCCGCTTCGGAGAGGGCCACCCCGCCTACGCCCTGGGCTACCGGCTGGGAAGGGCATTAGCGGAAGCAGGCTTCGGGGTGGTGACGGGCGGCGGGGGCGGGGTCATGGAGGCCGTGAACCGAGGAGCCTTTGAGGCAGGTGGGGTGAGCGTGGGCCTGAACATCGAGCTTCCCCACGAGCAGAAGCCCAATCCCTATCAGACCCATACCCTCACCCTGCGCTATTTCTTCGTGCGCAAGGTGCTTTTCGTGCGCTACGCCCACGCCTTCGTCTTCCTGCCCGGCGGGTTCGGCACCCTGGACGAGCTCTCCGAGGTCCTGGTCCTCATCCAAACGGAGAAGGTCCACCCTTTCCCCGTCTTCGCCTTGGACCGGGGATACTGGCAAGGGCTTCTGAGCTGGATGGAATCCCTGAAAGAACAAGGGGCCATCGATGCCAAAGACCTGGCCCTCCTTACCCCACTGGATTCCCCGGAGGAAGTGGTCCAGGCCCTTAAGGGAGTATCCTAGAAGGGATGCGCCTGGTCTTGGCCACCAGCAATCCCGGGAAGGTGCGGGAGCTTAGGGAGGGCCTGGCTCCTCTGGGCTGGACCCTTCTTTCCCTGGCCGACTTTCCCCTGCGCATGCCCAAGGAGGAGGGTTCCACCTTCCTGGAAAACGCTCTCCTCAAGGCCGCCTACGTGGCCAAGGCCACGGGCCTTCCCGCCCTGGCGGATGACTCGGGCCTCGAGGTGCCGGCCCTAGGGGGGGAGCCCGGGGTCTACTCCGCCCGCTATGGGGGAAGGGAAACCGACCGGGAGCGGAACGTCTACCTTCTGGAGAGGATGCGCCACCTCAAGGGGGAGGAGCGCAAGGCCCGCTTCGTGGCGGTCTTGGTCCTGGCCTACCCCGACGGGCATGTGGAAACCTACGAGGGACAGGTGGAGGGGTACATCCTCGAGGCTCCCCGGGGGGAAGGGGGCTTCGGGTACGACCCCCTCTTCTACGTGCCCGAGGCGGGCAAGACCTTCGCGGAGATGACCCTGGAAGAAAAGGCCCACTACTCCCACCGGGGCCAGGCCATAAAGGCCCTCCTCAAAGCCTACGAGCAGGGTCCCCCTCCCCGGGAGATCTCCCAACTGGAATGAGCCCGGCCTTCCCATGAACCTCCTTTCGCCCCACATCGCCCTTTACCGCCTTTACGACCTGGCGGACGAGATTGACCTCTCCCGCCTGGCCACCCCCAGGCTTCGCCTCTCCCGGCCCCGGCTGGGGGCGGTGCGCTTCGAAAACCCCCCGGCGCAGGTGGAGCTTGGGGTGAGGAGCGTGGAGGGGATCTCCGGCCTCCTCACCGCCCGGCTCTACGAGTTTGGGGTTGCCTCCCTTTCCTTCCGGGTGCACCTGGGGGAGAAGGTGCCCTGGGAAGCCTTTTTGGAAAGGGCCCTGGCCCTTCCCGAGCTCCCCTTCTGGGAAGGGTTTTTCCTGGCGGAGCTGGCGGCCCTCGAGCCCTATCTGCAAGGAGCCCTCCTCCACCCTGAGGAAAAGCGCCTCTCCGAGGAGTTCACCGTCTACCACGCCCTGGGGATAGAAGGGGAAAAGGCCCATACCCCCCCTGTAGACCTCACCCCCCTCTGGATGGGGGCCAAGGAGGAGTTCGCCCCCGAGGTCAGGCGGGAGATGGAGCGCTACCGCTACAGCTACTCCACCGAGGACCTGGCCCTTTTGGGCTTTGACCGGGTCCTCATCCTGGACTCCGAGGGCATCTGGGACGTGGCCGACCTGGTGGAGTTCGTGCACGCCCAGCTTCTGGAGCTTTCCTACTATGACGGGGTCCTCACCCAGGAGCTGGAGGCCGTGCCCCAGGTGCTCCGGCACCGGGGCCTTTGGGGGTACGGGAAGCTCCAGCGCTTGAGGCGACACCTCATGGCCCGGCATGCGGAGATCGCCGACGTGCGGGCCCGGATGGAGGGAGCCTTGCGCATCACCGAGGATCTCTTCTACGCCAAGATCTACCGGGCCGCCTTGGAGCTCTATGGGGCCCACGAGCTGGAGCGGAGCCTGGAGGAAAAGCTCAGGGTCCTCGAGGCCACCTACGAGATGGTCACCGAGGAGGTGGTGCACTTAAGAAGCCAGGCGGTGGAGGTGGGGATCCTGGCCCTCATCGCCTTTGAGGTGGTGCGGGCCCTCTATTAGGGGGGACTTGCGTCCCGGGAAGGCAGGAGTATACTCAGCCTGCAGGGCGCGGAAAAAAGCTAAGCGGAAACGCTACCACGCGCCCGGAGGTGGGATATGAAACGAGCACTGGCGGTACTGGCCCTCGGGCTTTCCCTGGCCCTTGCCCAGGGGAAGATCACGGTGTGGACCCACTTTGGCGGTCCCGAGCTGGAGTGGCTCAAGGCCCAAGCCCAGGCCTACGAGAAGACCTCCGGCACCAAGGTGGAGGTGGTGGAGGTTCCCTTTGGGGACATCAAGCAGAAGTTCATCCTGGGGGCACCCCAGGGGCAAGCGGCGGACCTGGTGGTCTCCATCCCCCACGACTGGCTGGGGGAGATGGCCCAGGCAGGGGTGCTGGAGCCCATGGGCAAGTACGTGACGCCAAACTATCTATCCGATCTGCAAAGCGTGGCGGTGGAGGCCTTCACCTTCGGGGGTAAGCTCATGGGCCTTCCCGCCTTCGCCGAGAGCGTGGCCCTCATCTACAACAAGAAGTACGTGAAGGAGCCCCCCAAGACCTGGGAGGAGTTCCTGTCCCTGGCCCAGAAGCTCACCACCGGTTCCACCTTCGGCTTCCTGTACAACATCGGCGACCCCTACTTCAACTTCGGCTTCTTCCGGGCCTATGGAGCGGACAACGTCTTCGCCAAGGACGCCAAGGGCAACCTGGACCCCTCCAAGCTCCTGATAGGCGGGGAAGTGGGGGAAAAGGCTTTAGGGTTCATCAAGGATCTCCGCTTCCGCTACAACCTGGTGCCCGAAGGGGTGGACTACGGCGTGGCGGACGGAGCCTTCAAGGACGGGGCTTTGGCCATGATCATCAACGGCCCCTGGGCCCTGGGCGACTACAAGAAGGCCAAGATCGACTTCGGCATCGCCCCCTTCCCCACCCCGCCCGGGGCCAAGAACCCCTGGGGTCCCTTCCTGGGGGTGCAGGGGGTGGTGGTGAACGCCTACTCCAAGAACAAGACCGCCGCGGTCAACTTCGCCAAGACCCTGGTCACCGGCAAGAACCTGGTTTCCTTTAACCAAGCGGGTGGCCGCATCCCCGTGTCCAAGAGCGCCGCCAAGACCCTGGAGAAGGATCCCGTGGTGGCGGGCTTTTCCAAGGTCTTCGCCCTGGGCACCCCCATGCCCAACATCCCCGAGATGGGCAAGGTATGGGGTCCCTGGGCCAACGCCATCAACCTGGCCATCCAGCGGCCCGACTCCAACGTGAAGAAGATCGTGGAGGACATGGTGGCCGAGATCAGGAAGGGCATCGGCAGGTAATACCATCCCACCCGGGCTTTGCCCGGGTGGGGACCCTGGAACACACCCCGTAGCGGAAATGCACACCCATGCAGGCCCCCCATGGGACCTCCTCCCCCCGTGGGGGGCGTATCTTTAAGCCATGAAACACCCTCCTGGCCTTAAGGGTTTTCTCCTGGCCCTATCCTTGCTTTTGGGCCTCCTGATCCTGTCCACAGGGGTGGGCATCCTGGGGTATCTGGCCCTCGAGGCCTACCTGGCCCCTCCAGGCTGGACCATCCTGGTCCTGGCCCTTCTGGTGCTGGTGCCGGGGGCCATCCTGGTGGGACACCTCTTTCCTTGGCTCACCGACTGGTACTATTTCCTCCCCGCTCTTTCCTTTCTTTTGGTCTTCACCCTCTACCCCATCGCCCTCACGGTTTACCTGGCCTTCACCGACTACTCGGGGGCCCGAAGCGGCTTCCCCGACCGCTCCACGGAAACCCGGGTGGTGCGGCAAGAAGGTGCTCGCCTTCTCCTGGAGGAGCCCGTCCAGGAAGCGTTCCGCTGCAATCTCTGCCAGGGAGAACCGGTGGAGGTCTATGCGGAGGGCCACCGCGCCCGGGCCAGGATCCTCGAGGCTGAGGGAAACACCTTGGTCCTAGACCGCACCCCGCCCTTTCAGGCCGCCTTTGTGGCCAAGGTGAATGCCTTCCGCTTCGTGGGCCTTAGAAACTTCAGCTTCATCCTCTCCCAGGCCAGCAAGGCCCTTTTCCCCGTCTTCGCCTGGAACGTGGTCTTCGCCTTAAGCACCGTGCTCCTGAACGCCCTCTTGGGCCTTATATTGGGCCTTGTCCTCAACAACAAAGCCTTAAAGCTAAGAAACTTCTACCGCACGGTACTCATCGTCTCCTGGGCCTTGCCGGGGGTGATCACGGTACAGGTTTTCGTGGCCCTCCTTAACTACAACTTCGGGGCCATCAACCGCCTCCTAGGGGTCTTGGGCATCTACCCCATCCCCTGGCTCAACGACCCCGATTGGGCCAAGGTGGCCATCCTCCTGGTGAACCTCTGGCTTGGCTTCCCCTACATGATGACCGCCACCTTGGGGGCTCTTTCCACCATCCCCGACGAGCTCTACGAGGCCGCCAAGGTGGATGGGGCCACTCCCTGGCAGGCCCTATGGGGCATCACCCTGCCCCTTCTGGAAAAGCCCATGGTGCCCATCCTCCTCTCCTCCTTCGCCTTCAACTTCAACAACTTCTACATCATCTACCTCCTTACCGGCGGAGGCCCGGCCCAGGAAGGCCGCTTGGCCACGGCCCAGGCCACGGACATCCTCATCTCCTGGGCTTACAAGACCGCCTTCAGCGCCGAGGGGCAATCCGCCTACGGCCTGGGGGCGGCCATCAGCCTCCTCATCTTTGCCATCACCGTGGCCATCAGCCTGGTGAACTTCCGCATCACCGGGGCCCTAAGGGAGGTGAGGTAGGTGCGGCGACTTCTGGCCTTCCTCCTCGTGGGCCTCGCCCTTTACGGGGTCTATTGGTTTGCCCTAAACCGGCTCTTTGACGCGGGCTCCTACCGCAAGCAGGTGGCCTTCGGCAGCGTCTTCGTGCCCTATGGCTGGGCCTATGCCCTGGGCATCCTTTTGGGCCTGGTTCTTCTCGTCCTCCTCTACAGCCTGGCCTACACCGTGCTGGCCAACCGCATCCAGGGGCGCAAGCGAAGCCCCTGGCCCCTTTTCTGGCAGGGGGTGACCCACCTCTTCCTCTGGATCCTGATCCTGTTGGTCTACTACCCCGTGGTGCAGGTGGTGGCCGCAAGCTTTGACCCCACCAACAACCTCTTCAGCTTCCGCAGGCCGGACACGGGGTTTCTCCTTTTGGACGCCAAGGTCATCCCCTACGTGCCCGAGCCCTCCTTGGAAAACTACGCCAAGCTGGTGGAGGGGGTGGTGCTTTACCCCTACCAGGTGGGCCTTCTCCTCCTCGGGGGGCTCGCCCTCCTGGGCGTGGCCCTCATCGGCCTCCTGAGGCGGCTTCTAACCCCGGAGGACTGGATGGACCTCTGGCAGGGAAGGCTCCTCCTCCTCTTGGCCCTGGCGGTCTTCGCTTTGGCCCTCACCCTTTCCCCCAAGCAGTTCACCGGGCAGGGCACCGAGGCCAAGTTCCTGCTTTGGGTGCGCAACACCTTCCTCATCTCCGGGCTTACGGGACTCCTCGCCGTGTTGCTCACCGCCACCGCGGGCTACGCCTTCGCCCGCTTTCGCCACCTGCCCGGCCGCTACCCCGTGCTCCTCTTCTTCATCTTCGTGCAGATGTTCCCCGGATTTCTGGCCTTGGTGGCCATCTACTACCTCCTTTCCCGGCTGGATCTCCTGAACACCTTCACCGGGCTGGTGCTGGCCTACTCCGGGGGAATCATCAGCTTCGGCACCTGGGTGTACAAGGGGTACCTGGAAAGCATCAGCCCGAGCCTCGAGGAGGCAGCCATGGTGGACGGGGCCACCAAGTGGCAGGTCTTCACCAAGATCCTCCTCCCCCTTTCCGCCCCCATGTTCGTCTTCATCTTCCTCCTCC is part of the Thermus caldilimi genome and harbors:
- the murI gene encoding glutamate racemase, which codes for MKDPRQPIGVFDSGVGGLTVLSALRRALPQEDFLYFGDTARVPYGSKPLSMVRRFAWEIAGFLLRQGVKALVVACNTASSAALPDLAEDLSVPVFGVLEPVAKAAQGYGKVGLIGTQATVESRAYERYVEVSWARACPLFVPLVEEGLWDDPVALLVARHYLEEAPQDLEALILGCTHYPFLKGTLAKVLPGVRLIDSAEATAEAVAKALKEEGLLNPEGQSRVVHFVTGDPESYRNLAEHLGVRVEELKQVSLEEL
- a CDS encoding LOG family protein; this encodes MAKKPLIDQLHHEDAWRLFRILAEFVEGFETLSEIEVPLVSVFGSARFGEGHPAYALGYRLGRALAEAGFGVVTGGGGGVMEAVNRGAFEAGGVSVGLNIELPHEQKPNPYQTHTLTLRYFFVRKVLFVRYAHAFVFLPGGFGTLDELSEVLVLIQTEKVHPFPVFALDRGYWQGLLSWMESLKEQGAIDAKDLALLTPLDSPEEVVQALKGVS
- a CDS encoding XTP/dITP diphosphatase, whose amino-acid sequence is MRLVLATSNPGKVRELREGLAPLGWTLLSLADFPLRMPKEEGSTFLENALLKAAYVAKATGLPALADDSGLEVPALGGEPGVYSARYGGRETDRERNVYLLERMRHLKGEERKARFVAVLVLAYPDGHVETYEGQVEGYILEAPRGEGGFGYDPLFYVPEAGKTFAEMTLEEKAHYSHRGQAIKALLKAYEQGPPPREISQLE
- a CDS encoding sugar ABC transporter substrate-binding protein produces the protein MKRALAVLALGLSLALAQGKITVWTHFGGPELEWLKAQAQAYEKTSGTKVEVVEVPFGDIKQKFILGAPQGQAADLVVSIPHDWLGEMAQAGVLEPMGKYVTPNYLSDLQSVAVEAFTFGGKLMGLPAFAESVALIYNKKYVKEPPKTWEEFLSLAQKLTTGSTFGFLYNIGDPYFNFGFFRAYGADNVFAKDAKGNLDPSKLLIGGEVGEKALGFIKDLRFRYNLVPEGVDYGVADGAFKDGALAMIINGPWALGDYKKAKIDFGIAPFPTPPGAKNPWGPFLGVQGVVVNAYSKNKTAAVNFAKTLVTGKNLVSFNQAGGRIPVSKSAAKTLEKDPVVAGFSKVFALGTPMPNIPEMGKVWGPWANAINLAIQRPDSNVKKIVEDMVAEIRKGIGR
- a CDS encoding ABC transporter permease subunit; translated protein: MKHPPGLKGFLLALSLLLGLLILSTGVGILGYLALEAYLAPPGWTILVLALLVLVPGAILVGHLFPWLTDWYYFLPALSFLLVFTLYPIALTVYLAFTDYSGARSGFPDRSTETRVVRQEGARLLLEEPVQEAFRCNLCQGEPVEVYAEGHRARARILEAEGNTLVLDRTPPFQAAFVAKVNAFRFVGLRNFSFILSQASKALFPVFAWNVVFALSTVLLNALLGLILGLVLNNKALKLRNFYRTVLIVSWALPGVITVQVFVALLNYNFGAINRLLGVLGIYPIPWLNDPDWAKVAILLVNLWLGFPYMMTATLGALSTIPDELYEAAKVDGATPWQALWGITLPLLEKPMVPILLSSFAFNFNNFYIIYLLTGGGPAQEGRLATAQATDILISWAYKTAFSAEGQSAYGLGAAISLLIFAITVAISLVNFRITGALREVR
- a CDS encoding sugar ABC transporter permease; protein product: MRRLLAFLLVGLALYGVYWFALNRLFDAGSYRKQVAFGSVFVPYGWAYALGILLGLVLLVLLYSLAYTVLANRIQGRKRSPWPLFWQGVTHLFLWILILLVYYPVVQVVAASFDPTNNLFSFRRPDTGFLLLDAKVIPYVPEPSLENYAKLVEGVVLYPYQVGLLLLGGLALLGVALIGLLRRLLTPEDWMDLWQGRLLLLLALAVFALALTLSPKQFTGQGTEAKFLLWVRNTFLISGLTGLLAVLLTATAGYAFARFRHLPGRYPVLLFFIFVQMFPGFLALVAIYYLLSRLDLLNTFTGLVLAYSGGIISFGTWVYKGYLESISPSLEEAAMVDGATKWQVFTKILLPLSAPMFVFIFLLQFVGTYSEFVLANLVLTGVESWNVGVGLRSFTTGQFQTKWGIFAAASVLGSLPILFLFYGFQQYFVSGYTAGAVKE